One genomic window of Cupriavidus malaysiensis includes the following:
- the earP gene encoding elongation factor P maturation arginine rhamnosyltransferase EarP translates to MPIRSWDIFCTVIDNFGDIGVCWRLARQLAQEHGHTVRLWVDDLNAFARLAPGLDPTAPQQRIAGVEIRPWPRDEPAATTVFCEAVPHDVVIEAFACTLPEPFLARMATRVPHPAWINLEYLSAEPWVRDYHAMPSPHPRLPLTKHFFFPGFEPGTGGLLRETALGAEREAFLGSAAAQAALWHRLDAQPLAEALKVSLFAYANASLPALLQQWRDGPRRVQCLVPLGLAADQVAACLDTQAQVGRHFTAGALSVHFVPFVRQEHYDELLWACDLNFVRGEDSFVRAHWASRPLVWQIYPQADDAHRAKLDAYLELAGRHADPAASAVQTAFWHAWNGFGGEVDWPALAARLPALQAAAGNWQRRLRHLGDLAANLVAFCENQVE, encoded by the coding sequence ATGCCCATCCGTTCCTGGGACATCTTCTGCACCGTGATCGACAACTTCGGCGATATCGGCGTCTGCTGGCGGCTGGCGCGCCAGCTGGCGCAGGAGCACGGCCACACGGTGCGGCTCTGGGTCGACGACCTGAACGCCTTCGCGCGCCTCGCGCCCGGGCTGGATCCGACGGCGCCGCAACAACGCATCGCCGGCGTCGAGATCCGCCCCTGGCCGCGCGACGAGCCCGCCGCCACCACGGTGTTCTGCGAGGCCGTGCCGCACGATGTCGTGATCGAGGCCTTCGCCTGCACCCTGCCCGAGCCGTTCCTGGCGCGCATGGCAACGCGCGTGCCGCATCCCGCCTGGATCAACCTGGAGTACCTGAGCGCCGAGCCTTGGGTGCGCGACTACCACGCCATGCCGTCGCCGCATCCGCGCCTGCCGCTGACCAAGCATTTCTTTTTCCCCGGCTTCGAGCCGGGTACCGGCGGCCTGCTGCGAGAAACAGCGCTCGGCGCCGAGCGCGAGGCCTTCCTCGGCAGCGCCGCCGCCCAGGCGGCGCTGTGGCACCGCCTGGACGCGCAGCCGCTCGCCGAGGCGCTCAAGGTGAGCCTGTTCGCCTACGCCAACGCGTCCCTGCCGGCCTTGCTGCAACAATGGCGCGACGGCCCCCGCCGGGTGCAGTGCCTGGTCCCGCTGGGCCTCGCCGCCGACCAGGTCGCAGCCTGCCTGGACACCCAGGCGCAGGTGGGCCGGCATTTCACGGCGGGCGCCCTCAGCGTGCACTTCGTGCCCTTCGTGCGCCAGGAGCACTACGATGAACTGCTGTGGGCCTGCGACCTGAACTTCGTACGCGGCGAGGACTCCTTCGTACGCGCGCACTGGGCCTCCCGCCCGCTGGTCTGGCAGATCTACCCCCAGGCCGACGACGCGCACCGGGCCAAGCTGGACGCCTACCTCGAACTGGCCGGGCGCCATGCCGACCCCGCCGCCAGCGCGGTGCAGACCGCCTTCTGGCACGCCTGGAACGGCTTCGGCGGCGAGGTCGACTGGCCCGCGCTGGCCGCCCGCCTGCCGGCCCTGCAGGCGGCAGCCGGGAACTGGCAGCGGCGCCTGCGCCACCTCGGCGACCTGGCCGCCAATCTGGTGGCTTTTTGCGAGAATCAGGTAGAATAA
- the efp gene encoding elongation factor P, translated as MKIAQELRVGNVFMMNGAPMVVQKAEYNKSGRNAAVVKMKYKNLLTEAPGESVFKADDKFEVVVLERRECTYSYFADPMYVFMDADYNQFEVEKDSMGDALNYLEDSMAVEVVFYNEKAISVELPTSLVREIVYTEPAVKGDTSSGKVLKSAKINTGFELQVPLFCNIGDKIEIDTRTGEYRSRAN; from the coding sequence ATGAAAATCGCACAAGAACTCCGCGTCGGCAACGTGTTCATGATGAACGGCGCTCCGATGGTGGTCCAGAAGGCCGAGTACAACAAGTCGGGCCGTAACGCCGCCGTCGTCAAGATGAAATACAAGAACCTGCTCACCGAAGCTCCGGGCGAGTCGGTGTTCAAGGCCGACGACAAGTTCGAAGTGGTGGTGCTCGAGCGCCGCGAATGCACCTACTCGTACTTCGCCGACCCGATGTATGTGTTCATGGACGCCGACTACAACCAGTTCGAAGTCGAGAAGGACAGCATGGGCGACGCGCTGAACTACCTCGAGGACAGCATGGCCGTGGAAGTGGTGTTCTACAACGAGAAGGCCATCTCGGTCGAACTGCCGACCAGCCTGGTGCGCGAGATCGTCTACACCGAACCCGCCGTCAAGGGCGACACCTCGTCGGGCAAGGTGCTGAAGAGCGCCAAGATCAACACCGGCTTCGAACTGCAAGTGCCGCTGTTCTGCAACATCGGCGACAAGATCGAAATCGACACCCGTACCGGCGAATACCGCAGCCGCGCCAACTAA